Genomic window (Hyalangium minutum):
CGCTCCTGGCCCGTCGTCAGCCGCCCCGCGGGGCCGGTGAAGAGTCCCTCGCCGTACACGCTCATGCTCGAGGCCACCACCAGCCGCTGCACCGGCTTCTGGCTGAGCGCCTCCAGCAGCACCGCCGTCCCCAGGTTGTTCACCGAGGTGCAGTGGGCAATCTCGTACATGCTCTGGCCCACGCCCACCGCGGCTGCGAAGTGGTACACGGCGTCCACGCCCTCGAGTGCGTGCCGCACCGCCTTCCCGTCCCGCACATCCCCCACATGCAACTCCACCTCTGGGTGGAGATAGGCCGGGCGCTGGCGGCCCTCCCCGTGCACCTGCGGCAGCAGACAGTCGAGTACGCGGACCCGGTGCCCCTGCGCCATGAGCTGCTCGGCCACGTGCGAGCCGATGAAGCCCGCACCGCCGGTCACCAGGATGAGCTTGCTCTTCATTGCGCCTCCGACACCGTCATGCCCTGTGTAAGCCCCTCTCCCACTTGCATCAGGGGAAGAAGAGGGCACCCGCCGCGGCCAATTCACCGAGCCACCGTGGTCTTGCCTGCGGTCCACGCTTTCGGGGGCGAACCTAGGCAGGTCCAAATCGTGCGGGTAGTGGCGGATCGCCTGCTTGTGCCGCCGTACGAGACCTTTGCTGGGAATCGAGCAAGCTCTCGAAAAGAATAAGGATTTCACCCTGGGGGGCATCGCCCCTGGGTCGTATGGAGCGGGCCCAAGGGACGTGTTGGGTCGCGCGTCCACAACCTACCTCACAGGTCGATCAGGGCGGACTGCCTCACCTGTGGCGAATTGCAACGGCCCTTCAGGATTGCATCCCCTCTTCAAACCCCACGCAGGCGCGCAGAATCTGCGGATCCCCGGGGTAGGACGCAGGAATTGCGCGCTCCCGGCCCTGGGAGGCCTTCTGTTCACTTGGGAACACGGCTTGCAGTGCTGATGGCCCGAAAGGGAACCCCACCGTGAACGAGCCCAGCATTGCCATTCTGTCGGATCAAAACCTGTTTCGAGAGGGCGTGGTCCAGCTCCTCCGGTCTCAGGGATTTCAGCAGATTAGCGAGTACCAGTCGGCCGCCGAGCTCCAGCGGGAGGTGCACAACCCGCCGCAGCTGGTGCTGGTCGACATGGATCACCGCACGGATGATCCCCTCGCGCTGGTGAGGGAGCTGCGTTGCAAAACGCCACACGCCACCGTGGTCATCATGGGCGCGGTGCAACAGCGGGCCGCGTTCCCGGGCACTGGGCCTACGCCGGTAGAGCGGCCCGAGGCGGCCCCCCAGGCCCTGCGCGCCGCGGTGAGCCTGGCGCAGGCAGCCCAGGAGTCGAACACCCCAGAGCAGCCGTCGGCCGAGGCACAGAACCAGCAGCGGCTCTGGGCGATGATGACGCCCCGGCAGCGGGACGTGCTGGGCTACCTGTCCACCGGCTCGGACAACCTGAAGATCGCCGCGAACCTCGGCATCTCCGAGCGGGCGGTGAAGGCGCACGTGTCCGCGCTGCTCTCGCTGTTCAGCGCGGAGAACCGGACCGAGCTGGCCGTGCTCGCGTGCCGCGCGGGGCTCCGCCCGCCTCTCCGCAGCCTGCCACGCAACCAGAACATGCCGCAGGCTCGGGCCGGCTGAGGCGCCTGCCCCGCCTCCCTTGAGTGGGCGCCCGTGCGACATGCCCCTGGGTGCGTAACACCTCTGAGTTTCGCGCACTCATACTGCGAGCTGGCAGAAGCGTGACACAGCCATGCGCCGGCGGACCCGCCTGGGCCGGCCAGAGCTGGGGGGGAAGCACCATGGAAGCAAGTGCCGTGGGGGGCTCGCGCCTCCCGGAAGAGCTGTATTCGAACACCTCGGCCGAGCTCATCGCCACCGAGCTGCAGATCCCGGTGGAGTTGCTCAAGCTGTCCGCGGAGGGACTCGTGGAGGAGCTCCGGACCCACCCGGGAGACCCCTTGGAGCTCTCCGCCGCGGAGACACTCGTCCACTCAGCGGAGAAGATGCGCCGCATCGTCCAGGCGCTCCTCGATGCGCTCCAGGCCGAGCAGCCCTGAGGTGTCCTTGCAGATCGTGCGCGCCGCTCCCAGCGAGTACCCCATCCTCCGAAACCTCTACCCGCTCTACCTCCATGATCTCAGCGAGTTCGGGGGTAGCTACACGCTCGATGCCCAAGGCGTCTGGCAGCCGGACTACCTGAGCACGTGGCTGTCCGAGAGCGAGCAGGTGCATCCGCTCCTCTTCCGGCTCGACGGGATGCCCGTGGGCTTCGCCTTCGTCGCGCAGGCCCCCTTTCCTTATATGACGCAGGGCCGCGACTACCAGTTGAGCGAGTTCTTCATCCTCCGCTCCAAGCGCCGCCAGGGCTTGGGACAGCAGGCAGCCCTCGGGGTCCTGAACCGCTTCCGAGGCGTGTGGGAAATGGCACAGCTCCGCGAGAACCGCGCCGCCATCGCGTTCTGGAAACACGTCCTCACGGAGTACACCCACGGCCGGTTCCAGCAGACCTTGCTCAACGGAGAGCCCGCGCAGGTGTTCGACAACCGGGGGCTGTGAGCACCGGACTGTCCGGTGCGCCACGGACACATTGCCCGGCCCTCCAGTGGTGGCCCGGAGTGCGAGTTCGCACGATGGGCCTTGGCTGGCTCCAGCGGGGCCTCCAGGGGGAGGCGGGATGCTGAGGCAGTTGCTGCTGTCCGATGTCGACACCACCGGTCCTGCAGACAGTGAGGGCTGGGCGCTCCTGGCCCGAGAGTTTCCCACCGTGGCCGTGCAGCCGCTCGGCGCGGGGGTGGGCGCCCAGGTGCTCAGCCTGGACGCGCAGGCATGGCTCAGTCCGAGCTTCGATCCCTTCGCCTGGGATGCGCGCGTCTTCGCGGCGGCGGGCGAAGAACGGCTCGCGCTGCACCTGACGGGCGCTCAGGGCGAGCGGCTCGCGCAGGCGGGGCTGGAGATCCTCACGCGCTACCAAGGCCTGATTGGCCGGCGCAACCCGGCATCCTCGGGGGCAGTCTTCGGACAGATCCTCTCGCACCACCGCGC
Coding sequences:
- a CDS encoding response regulator transcription factor — translated: MNEPSIAILSDQNLFREGVVQLLRSQGFQQISEYQSAAELQREVHNPPQLVLVDMDHRTDDPLALVRELRCKTPHATVVIMGAVQQRAAFPGTGPTPVERPEAAPQALRAAVSLAQAAQESNTPEQPSAEAQNQQRLWAMMTPRQRDVLGYLSTGSDNLKIAANLGISERAVKAHVSALLSLFSAENRTELAVLACRAGLRPPLRSLPRNQNMPQARAG
- a CDS encoding GNAT family N-acetyltransferase, producing MSLQIVRAAPSEYPILRNLYPLYLHDLSEFGGSYTLDAQGVWQPDYLSTWLSESEQVHPLLFRLDGMPVGFAFVAQAPFPYMTQGRDYQLSEFFILRSKRRQGLGQQAALGVLNRFRGVWEMAQLRENRAAIAFWKHVLTEYTHGRFQQTLLNGEPAQVFDNRGL